In Nicotiana tabacum cultivar K326 chromosome 2, ASM71507v2, whole genome shotgun sequence, the following proteins share a genomic window:
- the LOC142166997 gene encoding uncharacterized protein LOC142166997, whose amino-acid sequence MPHVFVGYTFETKGYKVLNLQTKKTHISRDVIFHENVFPFDVSPVAGSFPSTLPPFISDLHTVTSHPTVGNSPSPNNPRVAHDHSSPDHSTSSFPEPHPYSPEILPQNLFDPIPQNDSPVLEPRRSGRKHKLPAHLQDYVYFIPHLKPTSTSLPTDPLSTSTSFNALFSLNSHISTDSLIHDSQLFVMNFCNDFEPFSYEEATLNPAWQAAMTHEFEALHANHTWDVVPLPSGKQATGCRWVYNIKHKVDVTVERFKAMLVVKGYTQQPVIDYTETFSPVVKMTTVRALIATAVAHFLVGCEQCVPSWRST is encoded by the coding sequence ATGCCCCATGTCTTTGTTGGGTATACTTTTGAAACCAAGGGATACAAGGTACTGAACCTGCAAACCAAAAAGACTCACATATCCAGAGATGTAATCTTCCATGAGAATGTATTTCCTTTTGATGTGTCACCTGTTGCAGGTTCTTTTCCCTCAACTCTACCACCTTTCATCTCTGATTTACACACTGTTACATCTCATCCCACAGTAGGTAATTCACCAAGTCCAAACAACCCTAGAGTAGCACATGATCATTCTTCACCTGATCACTCTACATCTTCTTTTCCAGAGCCACACCCTTATTCTCCTGAGATCCTTCCACAAAATCTATTTGATCCCATTCCACAAAATGATTCCCCTGTCTTAGAGCCCAGAAGGTCTGGCAGAAAACACAAATTACCTGCTCATCTGCAGGACTATGTCTATTTCATACCTCACTTGAAACCAACATCTACTTCTCTACCCACCGATCCACTATCCACTTCCACCTCCTTTAATGCTTTGTTTTCCTTAAATAGTCATATTTCTACTGATTCTTTAATCCATGATAGTCAGTTGTTTGTAATGaatttctgcaatgattttgaaccatTTTCATATGAGGAAGCTACCCTTAATCCTGCTTGGCAAGCAGCAATGACACATGAGTTTGAAGCCCTACATGCAAACCATACCTGGGATGTAGTGCCCCTGCCAAGTGGGAAGCAGGCCACTGGCTGCAGGTGGGTATACAATATCAAACACAAAGTTGATGTAACAGTAGAGAGGTTCAAAGCTATGCTAGTAGTAAAAGGATATACTCAACAGCCTGTCATAGACTACACAGAAACCTTCAGTCCTGTGGTGAAAATGACAACAGTGAGAGCACTTATAGCTACTGCAGTGGCACATTTTTTAGTTGGATGTGAACAATGCGTTCCTTCATGGAGATCTACGTGA
- the LOC142167003 gene encoding uncharacterized protein LOC142167003, whose amino-acid sequence MSAYEELGMFLMICAHGVGNQLVQENFQHSGETIHRHFYSVLKAIGKLARDIIQPHLSYNDGAGDHKPCNKRYLPLFKVGWEGAAHDNRIFGEALRRPELNFSHPSGDKYYLVDVGYSHIKRYMAPYKGDNKYCRANIWGIESKVVYFARYAFFYHYDTQRDIVLATMAIHNYIKKKCKVDNAFQEAENERYVPHVDPDVGRFTRVNVANEENVENQGDNNIWMAIRDLIAQDIYDS is encoded by the exons ATGTCTGCCTATGAGGAGTTAGGGATGTTCTTGATGATTTGTGCACATGGTGTCGGAAATCAATTGGTACAAGAGAATTTTCAACATTCAGGAGAAACAATTCATAGGCATTTTTATAGTGTTCTAAAGGCCATTGGTAAGCTTGCAAGAGACATAATTCAACCACATCTAAGTTATAATGATGGTGCAGGAGATCACAAGCCATGTAATAAACGATATCTCCCTTTATTTAAA GTTGGGTGGGAAGGAGCAGCTCATGATAACCGTATATTTGGTGAGGCACTTCGTAGACCCGAACTGAATTTTTCACATCCATCTGGGGACAAATATTATCTTGTTGATGTAGGATATTCACACATAAAGAGATATATGGCTCCATATAAAGGGGATAAT AAATATTGTAGAGCGAACATTTGGGGTATAGAAAGCAAGGTGGTGTATTTTGCGAGATATGCCTTTTTTTATCATTATGACACTCAAAGAGATATCGTATTGGCTACAATGGCGATTCATAATTACATTAAAAAGAAATGTAAGGTGGACAATGCATTCCAAGAAGCCGAGAACGAGAGATATGTGCCACATGTTGATCCTGATGTTGGAAGATTCACAAGAGTTAACGTTGCAAATGAAGAAAATGTAGAAAATCAAGGAGATAATAATATTTGGATGGCAATTCGTGATCTGATTGCTCAAGATATTTATGATAGTTGA